One part of the Treponema sp. OMZ 787 genome encodes these proteins:
- the purH gene encoding bifunctional phosphoribosylaminoimidazolecarboxamide formyltransferase/IMP cyclohydrolase translates to MGLVLASVSDKTGLKDFASRLKAAGYDFIASGGTAKTLEEAGIKVKEVSEYTSSPEILAGRVKTLHPMIHGGILARDTEEDRAELKALGFIEIDIVIANLYPFEKTISSPDSTESDCIENIDIGGVALLRAAAKNYSRVAIICDPADYEAAASEIEKTGEISLALRKKLAIKAFDLCTRYDAAITSWLSRLSTLSCDMEEKTSFALCAYPGQDLRYGENPHQRAWLYTNEPKTGPLGGRVLQGKELSYNNILDADAAWRAVSMFTKPAAIVVKHLTPCGLAEINEELPEASAFSPHSEVSLALRAAIDCDPVSAFGSIIALNRPFDKAAFEELGSLFVECIIAPLFTEEAKELLSGKKNLRLIEAPFPQEKELYEYKSVLGGFLKQEKDLGDPECTEYKDAASRKATPLERSLLQFAMKACTMVKSNAILLAAPIDPANPQKGFCSVGIGCGQPNRVDAARQAIERAGERVKDAVLASDAFFPFPDTIEEAGKAGIKAVIQPGGSIRDDLSIEECNKHGMAMLVTGVRHFKH, encoded by the coding sequence ATGGGATTGGTATTGGCATCGGTTTCGGATAAGACGGGTTTAAAGGATTTTGCATCCCGCTTAAAAGCGGCAGGTTATGATTTTATTGCCTCAGGGGGAACTGCAAAGACCTTGGAAGAGGCTGGCATTAAGGTAAAAGAGGTTTCCGAATATACCTCTTCGCCTGAAATTTTAGCAGGAAGGGTTAAGACCCTACATCCCATGATTCACGGCGGCATTTTAGCCCGCGATACCGAAGAGGATAGGGCAGAGCTTAAGGCCCTAGGCTTTATCGAAATCGACATTGTGATAGCCAACCTATACCCATTTGAAAAAACTATAAGCTCCCCGGATTCTACTGAAAGCGATTGTATAGAAAACATAGACATAGGAGGAGTCGCTCTTTTAAGGGCTGCCGCAAAAAACTATTCCCGGGTTGCAATTATCTGCGACCCGGCCGACTATGAGGCCGCAGCCTCCGAAATCGAAAAGACGGGAGAGATTTCTCTTGCTTTACGCAAAAAATTGGCAATAAAGGCCTTTGACCTTTGTACCCGATATGATGCGGCGATAACTTCTTGGCTTAGCCGGCTAAGCACTCTAAGCTGCGATATGGAAGAAAAGACATCTTTTGCCCTATGTGCTTATCCCGGGCAGGATTTGCGTTACGGGGAAAATCCTCACCAAAGGGCATGGCTTTACACAAACGAGCCTAAGACCGGTCCCTTAGGAGGCAGGGTCTTACAGGGAAAGGAGCTTTCTTATAACAATATCCTCGATGCCGATGCTGCATGGAGGGCTGTTTCCATGTTTACAAAACCTGCAGCCATTGTGGTAAAACACCTCACCCCCTGCGGCCTTGCCGAAATAAACGAGGAGCTGCCGGAAGCTTCCGCTTTTTCTCCCCATTCCGAAGTTTCTTTAGCTCTAAGAGCCGCCATCGACTGCGACCCTGTTTCGGCCTTTGGAAGTATAATCGCCTTAAACCGTCCTTTTGATAAGGCTGCATTTGAAGAACTCGGTTCCTTGTTTGTCGAGTGTATTATCGCCCCTCTTTTTACTGAAGAAGCAAAAGAACTTTTGTCGGGCAAAAAAAACTTACGCCTCATCGAAGCTCCCTTCCCTCAAGAAAAAGAGCTTTATGAATATAAGTCGGTCTTGGGAGGCTTTTTAAAGCAGGAAAAAGATTTAGGCGACCCGGAATGCACTGAATATAAGGATGCAGCTTCAAGAAAGGCGACACCGTTGGAAAGGTCTCTTTTACAATTTGCCATGAAGGCCTGCACCATGGTTAAGTCCAATGCCATCCTCCTTGCAGCCCCGATAGATCCTGCAAATCCTCAAAAAGGCTTTTGCTCCGTCGGCATAGGCTGCGGTCAGCCCAACAGAGTGGATGCCGCCCGCCAAGCCATCGAAAGAGCAGGAGAGCGGGTAAAGGATGCAGTCCTTGCCTCAGATGCCTTCTTCCCCTTTCCCGACACAATCGAAGAAGCTGGCAAGGCAGGCATAAAGGCCGTAATCCAGCCCGGCGGCTCAATCCGTGACGATTTAAGCATTGAAGAATGTAACAAGCATGGAATGGCTATGCTGGTAACGGGAGTGAGACACTTTAAGCATTAG